CATGTGCGTCTGCACGACGCTGGTGCCGTCGAAGCCCTCGCCCGCGCCGCTGCCGCCCGAGATGGTCTCGTAGTACTGGTAGCGCGCGTTGCCGAAGGTGAAGTTGTTCATCGTGCATTGGCCCGCCGCCATCACGCCCAGCGCGCCATAGAGCGTGTTGGTGATGCAGGTGGAAGTCTCGACGTTGCCCGCCACCACCGAGGCCGGCGGCAGCGGATTGAGCATGCAGCCTTCGGGGATGGTCACCTTCAGCGGCTTCAGGCAGCCGGCGTTCAGCGGGATCTCGTCGTTGACCAGCGTGCGGAACACGTACAGCACCGCAGCCATGCAGACGGCGCGCGGCGCGTTGAAGTTGTTCACCTGCTGCGGCGAGGTGCCCGTGAAGTCGATCTCGGCGCAACGCGCCCTGGCGTCGACGCGGATCTTCACGTGGATCTGCGCGCCGTTGTCCAGCGGCAGCGTGAACTCGCCGTCCTTCAGCCGCGTGATAACGCGCCGCACCGACTCTTCGGCGTTGTCCTGCACGTGGCCCATGTAGGCCTGCACCACGTCCAGCCCGAACTGGTCGACCATGCGCCGCAGCTCCTGCACGCCCTTCTCGTTGGCGGCGATCTGCGCCTTCAGGTCGCCCATGTTCTGGTCGGGATTGCGCGCCGGGTACTTCGCCGATTTCAGCAAGGCGACCATCTCCTGCTCGCGCAGCACGCCCCGGTCGACCAGCTTGAAGTTGTCGATCTCCACGCCCTCTTCCTCGATGCGCGTAGAGAACGGCGGCATGGAGCCCGGCGTGACGCCGCCGATGTCGGCATGGTGGCCGCGGGAGCCGACGTAGAACATCGGCCGCTCGTGCCCATCCAGGTACACCGGCGTGATCACCGTCACGTCCGGCAGGTGCGTGCCGCCGTTGTACGGATCGTTCAGCACGTAGACATCGCCGGACGCCATCGCGTCGCGATTGCGCGAGATCACCGTCTTGATGCTCTCGCCCATGCTGCCCAGGTGCACCGGCATGTGCGGCGCATTGGCGATCAGGTTGCCTTCCGCGTCGAACAGCGCGCAGGAGAAGTCCAGCCGCTCCTTGATGTTCACCGAATAGGCGGTGTTCTGCAGTTGCAGGCCCATCTGCTCGGCGATGTTCATGAACAGGTTGTTGAACACCTCCAGCAGCACCGGGTCCACCTGCGTGCCGGCCGCGAAACGCACGGCGCGCGGCACCTTGCGATCCAGCACGATGTGGTCCAGGTCGCTGATGCAGGCTTCCCAGCCCGGCTCGACGACGGTCGTGGCGTTCTTCTCCGCGATGATCGCCGGGCCGGCGATGACGTCGCCGGGACGCGTGTCTTCGCGCACCACCAGCGCGGCGTCGTGCCATGCGCCGCCCGAGTACATGCGCACGGTCTCCCGGCGCGGCACTTCGCGCTGCGGGTTCAACGCGACGCGCGGTTCGGCCGGCGCATCGCCGGCAACGATGGCTTCCACCGACACGGCCTCCACGATCATCGGCTTGCCGGGCATCAGGAAGGAGAAGCGCTGGCGATAGGCCGCTTCGAAGCCGGCCACGATCTCCGCCAGCGTCCCCGCCGGCACCACCAGCGCCGAATCGCTGCCCTGGTAGCGCACATGCACGCGCTGGCGCACCTGCACGGCGCCGGTGCTCACCGCCTGCTTCTGCAGCTCGGCCTGCGCCGCCGCCGCCAGGGCTTGCAGCTTCTGCTGCACCTGCGGCAGGTTCTCCTGCGACAGCAGCAGTTCCACCGCCTGCTCGCGGATCACGTTCTGGTCCGCCAGCCCCATGCCGTAGGCGGACAGCACGCCCGCCAGCGGGTGGATGAACACACGGGACATGCCCAGCGCATCGGCCACCAGGCAGGCATGCTGGCCGCCGGCGCCGCCGAAGCAATTGAGCGTGTAGCGCGTCACGTCGTAGCCGCGCGCGACCGAGATCTTCTTGATGGCGTTGGCCATCTGCTGCACGGCGATGTCGATGAAGCCTTCGGCCACCTCCTCCGCGCTGCGCCCGGTGCGCTGTGCCAGCTCGGCGAATTTCTGCTCCACCACCTCGCGGCTGAGGGACTCGTCGGCATGCGGGCCGAACACCTTGGGAAACCAGGTCGGCTGGATCTTGCCCACCATCACGTTGGCGTCGGTCACGGCGAGCGGGCCGCCGCGCCGGTAGCTGGCCGGGCCCGGGTTGGCGCCGGCGCTCTGCGGGCCGACACGGAAGCGCGAACCGTCGAATTCCAGGATGGAGCCACCGCCCGCCGCCACGGTGTGGATCGACATCATCGGCGCGCGCATGCGCACGCCCGCCACCTGCGTCTCGAACTCGCGCTCGAATTCGCCGGCGAAATGCGAGACGTCGGTGGACGTGCCGCCCATGTCGAAACCGATCACCTTGGCGTGGCCACCCAGCTGCGCCGTGCGCGCCATGCCGACGATGCCGCCGGCCGGCCCGGACAGGATGGCGTCCTTGCCCTGGAAGGCATGTGCGTCGGTCAGGCCGCCGGAAGACTGCATGAAGAACAGCTTCACGCC
The sequence above is a segment of the Ramlibacter agri genome. Coding sequences within it:
- a CDS encoding hydantoinase B/oxoprolinase family protein, which encodes METKRWQFWIDRGGTFTDVVGRRPDGSLTTHKLLSDNPEQYRDAAVAGIRHLLGLAPGVTITPDLVDCVKMGTTVATNALLERKGEPTLLVTTRGFRDALRIAYQNRPRLFDRNIVLPELLYSEVIEAQERVGAHGEVEQALDEAQLRRELQAAHGRGLRSVAIVFMHGYRYTAHEAAAARIACEVGFLQVSSSHETSPMMKLVSRGDTTVVDAYLSPILRRYVDQVAAEMPGVKLFFMQSSGGLTDAHAFQGKDAILSGPAGGIVGMARTAQLGGHAKVIGFDMGGTSTDVSHFAGEFEREFETQVAGVRMRAPMMSIHTVAAGGGSILEFDGSRFRVGPQSAGANPGPASYRRGGPLAVTDANVMVGKIQPTWFPKVFGPHADESLSREVVEQKFAELAQRTGRSAEEVAEGFIDIAVQQMANAIKKISVARGYDVTRYTLNCFGGAGGQHACLVADALGMSRVFIHPLAGVLSAYGMGLADQNVIREQAVELLLSQENLPQVQQKLQALAAAAQAELQKQAVSTGAVQVRQRVHVRYQGSDSALVVPAGTLAEIVAGFEAAYRQRFSFLMPGKPMIVEAVSVEAIVAGDAPAEPRVALNPQREVPRRETVRMYSGGAWHDAALVVREDTRPGDVIAGPAIIAEKNATTVVEPGWEACISDLDHIVLDRKVPRAVRFAAGTQVDPVLLEVFNNLFMNIAEQMGLQLQNTAYSVNIKERLDFSCALFDAEGNLIANAPHMPVHLGSMGESIKTVISRNRDAMASGDVYVLNDPYNGGTHLPDVTVITPVYLDGHERPMFYVGSRGHHADIGGVTPGSMPPFSTRIEEEGVEIDNFKLVDRGVLREQEMVALLKSAKYPARNPDQNMGDLKAQIAANEKGVQELRRMVDQFGLDVVQAYMGHVQDNAEESVRRVITRLKDGEFTLPLDNGAQIHVKIRVDARARCAEIDFTGTSPQQVNNFNAPRAVCMAAVLYVFRTLVNDEIPLNAGCLKPLKVTIPEGCMLNPLPPASVVAGNVETSTCITNTLYGALGVMAAGQCTMNNFTFGNARYQYYETISGGSGAGEGFDGTSVVQTHMTNSRLTDPEVLEFRFPVRLESYEIRAGSGGAGRWHGGNGGVRRVRFLEAMTASILSNGRKVPSFGMAGGKPGQVGINRVVRLDGKVEELAHIGSAEMAPGDIFEVHTPGGGGFGVKP